The following coding sequences are from one Patescibacteria group bacterium window:
- a CDS encoding FtsX-like permease family protein, protein MNIKTAFFLAYTSIKRGNKGTLAMTILIMTLAYVNLVFISSVFGGIVEAINTQSIDNQYGNIVIEPAIDERYINNSSAMELITTIPGVIGSSKHYLDSTIIKYDEKNDGKDIKSGRWLLKSINTEDEKSVTKIHESMIDGSFLKETDRDVIMIGKEVAGGYGGSLEHLSLGVTVGDKIDVSFSNGIKRTYKVGGIFSTKSTQVDQTVFLTEKEMESVLKVHNQASEIIVKIEDIGNEDIYIGEIRKLGLQSEDIKKWSDLMGFTSSASKSFTMISIILGVIGTIVAGVTIFIIIFVSVVNKRKQIGILKAIGMKESTIVLYFVMQALFYGVIGVIFGASLILFVVRPYFISNPLDFPVGWVSLKVTFDIVRISNISLIVAALIGGFFPAYRGAKEDILKSIWG, encoded by the coding sequence ATGAATATAAAAACAGCATTTTTTTTAGCATATACTTCAATAAAAAGAGGGAACAAGGGGACATTGGCCATGACTATTCTTATTATGACATTGGCATATGTTAATCTTGTTTTTATTTCTTCTGTTTTTGGAGGAATTGTTGAGGCTATAAATACACAATCAATCGATAATCAATACGGAAATATTGTAATAGAGCCAGCAATCGATGAAAGATATATTAACAACAGCAGTGCTATGGAATTAATTACTACTATTCCTGGGGTTATTGGAAGTTCGAAACATTATCTCGACAGCACCATTATAAAATATGATGAAAAAAATGATGGCAAAGATATAAAAAGTGGTCGGTGGCTTTTGAAGTCTATAAATACAGAAGATGAAAAAAGTGTTACGAAAATTCATGAATCAATGATTGACGGTTCTTTTCTAAAAGAAACAGATAGAGATGTAATAATGATAGGGAAAGAAGTTGCAGGAGGCTACGGTGGAAGTTTAGAGCATTTAAGTCTTGGTGTTACGGTTGGTGATAAAATAGATGTTAGCTTTAGTAATGGGATTAAAAGAACTTACAAAGTAGGTGGTATTTTTAGTACAAAAAGTACTCAAGTCGATCAAACAGTTTTTTTGACAGAAAAAGAAATGGAATCTGTTCTAAAAGTTCATAATCAGGCCTCAGAAATAATAGTGAAAATTGAGGACATTGGTAATGAGGATATTTATATAGGGGAAATAAGAAAGTTGGGTTTACAAAGCGAAGATATAAAAAAATGGAGTGATTTAATGGGCTTTACTTCCAGTGCTAGCAAAAGTTTTACAATGATTAGTATTATTCTTGGAGTGATTGGAACAATAGTTGCTGGAGTTACGATATTTATTATTATATTTGTCAGCGTAGTAAATAAAAGAAAACAAATTGGAATATTGAAGGCAATTGGGATGAAAGAAAGCACGATTGTTCTCTATTTTGTAATGCAGGCTTTATTTTACGGTGTAATTGGTGTTATTTTTGGTGCATCGTTAATTTTGTTTGTTGTGAGGCCGTATTTTATATCAAACCCGCTGGATTTTCCAGTTGGTTGGGTGTCATTGAAAGTGACATTTGATATTGTTAGGATAAGTAATATTAGTTTAATAGTTGCAGCGTTAATAGGTGGATTTTTCCCAGCTTATCGTGGTGCAAAAGAAGATATATTAAAATCAATTTGGGGGTAG
- a CDS encoding NUDIX pyrophosphatase — translation MNKRVAQVQIIVYKMVRNEPLFLLFKRVPERGGFWQAITGGVNEGEDLSVAAKRELFEETKIKDYIKFLRKVYYFEFDTEEYGRIKEYVFAVEVDDNTEAVISNEHSEQKWCSYKEALSLLKYESNKDSFKKLYSILNKKNFLKRVFLSVYKAIIAVLMGFSSSFGKSSIKPEKKDNKISEAKK, via the coding sequence ATGAATAAAAGAGTTGCTCAAGTTCAAATAATTGTTTATAAAATGGTTCGTAATGAACCTCTATTTTTGCTTTTTAAAAGGGTTCCTGAGCGAGGTGGTTTTTGGCAGGCTATTACAGGGGGCGTTAATGAGGGGGAGGATTTGAGTGTTGCAGCCAAGAGAGAACTTTTTGAAGAGACTAAAATAAAAGACTATATTAAATTTTTGAGAAAAGTATATTATTTTGAGTTTGATACAGAAGAATATGGACGTATAAAAGAATATGTTTTTGCAGTTGAGGTTGATGATAATACAGAGGCAGTAATTTCTAATGAACATTCTGAACAAAAATGGTGCTCATATAAAGAAGCTCTAAGTTTGCTGAAATATGAGAGTAATAAAGATTCTTTCAAAAAACTTTATTCTATTTTAAATAAAAAGAATTTTCTCAAAAGAGTATTTCTTAGTGTTTATAAGGCGATTATTGCCGTTTTAATGGGCTTTTCTTCAAGTTTTGGTAAGTCATCAATAAAACCAGAGAAGAAGGATAATAAAATTAGTGAAGCTAAAAAATAA
- a CDS encoding CTP synthase, producing the protein MTAKLSEKKNDTKFIFVVGGVMSGVGKGVTTASIGTILKSKGFRVSAIKIDPYINVDAGTMNPVEHGEVFVTEDGDETDQDVGNYERFLNTNIYKENYMTTGRVYQTVIQKERNLEYKGKCVEVVPHIPMEIRDRIYAAVEKSGAEIMIIEIGGTVGEYQNMLFLEAARMMKLYNPDDVQFVMVSYLPIPHLMGEMKTKPTQHAIRTLNSAGIQPDFIIARSERPVDDPRRKKIAINCNIHSGDVISAPDIDSIYDVPINFEKDGLGNRILEKFKLKTRKNDLKEWTKMVNISKNATKEVKVGIVGKYFATGDFTFSDSYISVIEALKHAGIANKTKVKLVWIGTDEIEKNGIRVLKGLDGIVVPQGWGSRGSEGKIRTIKYCRENKVPYFGLCYGMQMCIIEYARNVLKLKDANSEEANSKTPHPVIHIMPEQKELLAKKQYGGTIRLGGWPCKITPGTHMAKAYAKKFGKTMTVSERHRHRYEYNNAYREQLETAGLKVTGTSPDGKIVEAVEITDHPFFMGTQFHPEYISRPLDPHPLFVEFVKVCASLSEKMKVKSKK; encoded by the coding sequence ATGACTGCAAAACTAAGTGAGAAAAAGAATGACACAAAGTTTATCTTTGTTGTTGGTGGTGTGATGTCTGGCGTTGGTAAAGGTGTAACGACAGCTTCAATCGGAACTATTTTAAAATCAAAAGGTTTCAGGGTGTCAGCGATAAAAATTGACCCCTATATAAACGTAGACGCTGGGACAATGAATCCAGTTGAACATGGCGAAGTTTTTGTAACTGAAGATGGTGATGAAACAGATCAGGATGTTGGAAATTACGAGCGTTTTTTGAATACAAATATTTATAAAGAAAACTACATGACCACTGGTCGTGTTTATCAGACCGTCATCCAAAAAGAAAGAAACTTAGAATATAAAGGAAAATGTGTCGAAGTTGTTCCACATATTCCGATGGAAATCAGAGATAGAATTTATGCTGCAGTTGAGAAATCTGGTGCAGAAATTATGATTATTGAAATTGGCGGGACTGTTGGTGAATATCAAAATATGCTTTTCTTAGAAGCGGCTCGTATGATGAAGCTGTATAATCCTGATGATGTACAATTTGTTATGGTTTCATATCTTCCAATTCCACATTTAATGGGGGAGATGAAAACAAAACCGACTCAACATGCTATTCGGACGCTAAATTCAGCAGGAATTCAGCCAGATTTTATTATTGCTCGTTCAGAGAGACCAGTCGATGATCCCAGAAGAAAGAAAATTGCAATCAACTGTAACATCCATTCAGGGGATGTTATTTCAGCTCCTGATATTGACTCTATCTATGATGTTCCAATCAATTTTGAAAAAGATGGTTTAGGAAATAGAATTCTTGAAAAATTCAAACTAAAAACCAGAAAAAATGACTTGAAAGAATGGACCAAAATGGTCAATATCTCAAAGAATGCGACCAAGGAGGTAAAAGTAGGAATTGTTGGTAAATACTTCGCTACAGGCGATTTTACCTTTTCTGATTCATATATTTCAGTTATTGAGGCTCTAAAACACGCAGGTATTGCTAATAAAACCAAAGTTAAACTAGTTTGGATTGGAACTGATGAAATAGAAAAAAATGGGATAAGAGTCTTGAAGGGCTTAGACGGAATTGTTGTTCCTCAAGGATGGGGAAGTCGTGGTTCAGAAGGGAAAATAAGAACAATTAAATACTGTCGAGAAAATAAAGTTCCATACTTTGGACTTTGTTATGGAATGCAAATGTGTATTATTGAATATGCTAGGAATGTTTTGAAATTAAAAGATGCAAATTCCGAAGAAGCAAATTCAAAAACACCACACCCAGTTATTCATATTATGCCAGAACAAAAAGAACTACTCGCTAAGAAACAATACGGTGGAACTATCCGTCTTGGTGGTTGGCCATGTAAGATTACTCCAGGAACTCATATGGCAAAAGCTTATGCTAAGAAATTTGGCAAAACAATGACTGTTTCAGAGAGACATAGACATAGATATGAATATAACAACGCCTACAGAGAACAACTAGAAACAGCAGGACTCAAAGTAACAGGAACAAGTCCCGATGGAAAAATAGTGGAAGCAGTAGAAATAACCGACCACCCATTCTTTATGGGAACCCAATTCCACCCAGAATACATTTCAAGACCACTGGACCCACACCCTCTTTTTGTGGAGTTTGTGAAGGTGTGCGCTTCGCTTAGTGAAAAGATGAAAGTAAAAAGTAAAAAGTAG
- a CDS encoding transposase has product MPTLRINEENENIPHFITITVIEWIDIFTKPEYFKVIIESLKYCQNNKGLKIFEYVIMTNHIHLIVKAKDGNILSQVISDFKKHTTKEIFKLLEKDNRRYILNLVKNSFSRKKGYENQLWQRENYPEPVLSEKFLLEKINYIYKNPTRKEFVALPENWFYSSARNRILDDNNIINLDDY; this is encoded by the coding sequence ATGCCAACACTAAGGATTAACGAAGAAAATGAAAATATACCGCACTTTATTACTATCACTGTAATTGAATGGATAGACATATTTACGAAGCCAGAATATTTCAAGGTGATAATTGAAAGTTTAAAATACTGTCAGAATAATAAGGGTTTAAAAATATTTGAATATGTAATTATGACCAACCATATTCACCTGATAGTGAAAGCAAAAGACGGAAATATTTTATCTCAGGTAATCAGTGACTTTAAAAAACACACAACTAAAGAAATCTTCAAACTATTAGAAAAAGATAATCGAAGATATATTTTAAATTTAGTAAAGAATAGTTTTTCAAGAAAAAAGGGCTATGAAAATCAGTTATGGCAAAGAGAAAATTATCCCGAACCAGTTTTGAGTGAAAAGTTTTTGCTTGAGAAGATAAATTACATTTACAAAAATCCAACAAGAAAAGAATTCGTCGCCTTACCAGAAAATTGGTTTTATTCATCGGCAAGGAATAGGATATTGGACGATAATAATATAATTAATCTCGATGACTACTAA
- a CDS encoding phosphotransferase, giving the protein MESNKEIIQKILHKKIQIEKIYELKHPGSSSTKVFTIKNSKEKYLLKSYESQKHTNQETKNLFNIELIDVFDKPKYVGRYKKHYIQEYVDGLLFQNLVDKLSSKYLHKHYLMAVENLVLIHSSKNNLKDKRKVSRVFEEKPLERRLNEAIVLIKKIGIPSYKEIVGSSNPKWDNFLKNVNISNITQSLKISGDNYFLGHGDYKPNNIIFGANKKIFTIDWLGMSKAQPWYDLAYLLVHLKKTEKDKYLKHYFKKMKEEDLLQNLTIERARRLFKNGIIFQQIIRAESNCYRIKSKSDKHHIKEFKEALDELSKKL; this is encoded by the coding sequence ATGGAAAGCAACAAAGAAATAATACAGAAAATTCTCCATAAAAAGATTCAAATTGAAAAAATATATGAATTAAAACACCCAGGGAGCAGTTCAACCAAGGTTTTTACTATAAAAAACAGTAAAGAAAAATATTTACTTAAATCATATGAGAGCCAAAAACACACAAATCAAGAAACAAAAAATCTTTTTAATATAGAATTAATTGATGTTTTTGATAAACCAAAATATGTCGGCAGGTATAAGAAGCATTATATCCAAGAATATGTTGATGGACTTCTTTTTCAAAACTTAGTTGATAAACTATCATCCAAGTATTTGCACAAACACTACTTAATGGCTGTAGAAAATCTTGTCCTTATCCATTCTTCAAAAAACAACTTAAAAGATAAACGTAAGGTGTCAAGAGTATTTGAAGAAAAACCACTAGAGAGAAGACTAAATGAGGCTATAGTTCTAATAAAGAAAATTGGAATACCAAGCTATAAAGAAATTGTTGGTAGTTCAAATCCGAAGTGGGATAATTTTCTAAAAAATGTTAATATTTCAAATATTACCCAAAGCTTAAAAATTAGCGGTGATAATTATTTCTTGGGTCACGGTGACTATAAGCCAAACAATATTATTTTCGGGGCTAATAAAAAAATATTTACTATTGATTGGTTGGGAATGTCGAAGGCTCAGCCCTGGTATGATTTAGCCTATCTGTTGGTACATTTGAAGAAGACAGAAAAAGACAAATATCTCAAACACTATTTTAAAAAAATGAAAGAAGAAGATTTACTGCAAAATCTAACAATAGAAAGGGCTAGGAGATTATTTAAAAATGGGATAATTTTCCAACAAATTATCCGAGCGGAATCAAATTGTTATAGGATAAAATCAAAAAGTGATAAGCACCACATAAAAGAGTTTAAAGAAGCCTTGGACGAATTATCAAAAAAGCTTTAA
- the rplI gene encoding 50S ribosomal protein L9 — MKVILIKSVPGLGVRGDVKDVKEGYANNFLLSQKLAEIVSDRKVKNIQDDKKREEKKKKTAMKSKDKIASKINGKSFKFNLKADETGTLYTKLNSKFIAEKVKKGGYDILEKDVNLPSPIKKIGEYVVELRLGNTKPKIKILINK, encoded by the coding sequence ATGAAAGTCATACTTATAAAAAGTGTCCCAGGCCTAGGTGTTAGAGGGGATGTAAAGGACGTTAAGGAAGGATATGCTAATAATTTTTTATTGTCACAAAAGTTAGCAGAGATTGTCAGCGATAGGAAGGTTAAAAATATACAAGATGACAAGAAAAGAGAGGAAAAAAAGAAGAAAACAGCGATGAAGAGCAAGGATAAGATAGCCTCCAAGATAAATGGAAAATCATTCAAATTCAATCTAAAAGCTGACGAAACAGGAACTTTGTATACAAAACTGAATTCCAAATTTATAGCAGAAAAAGTTAAAAAAGGAGGATATGACATTTTAGAAAAAGATGTTAATTTGCCTTCCCCCATAAAAAAAATAGGTGAGTACGTAGTAGAATTAAGATTAGGAAATACTAAACCAAAAATTAAAATATTAATTAATAAATAG
- a CDS encoding AbrB/MazE/SpoVT family DNA-binding domain-containing protein — protein MLQFIRKLTRASTHSYSLNIPKEIIQKYGWKEKQKIVIEDQGRGRLLIRDWRNK, from the coding sequence ATGTTACAATTTATTAGAAAGCTAACAAGAGCCTCCACCCATAGTTATTCCTTGAATATTCCAAAAGAAATTATTCAAAAATACGGCTGGAAAGAAAAACAAAAAATAGTAATTGAAGATCAGGGGAGAGGAAGATTATTAATTCGAGATTGGAGAAATAAATAA
- a CDS encoding HIT family protein → MPDYKSKTEKGDCILCEIAKGNISPMGNGAIYEDEKYMAWLSPFPNTLGFTSIMPKKHFSSDVLGMPDNELAEFVLVAKKVAKILENYFEDVGRVGLIMEGTGIDHAHIKLFPMHGTGYIKKGEWRQHHSEVETYFEEYKGYISSNDSKQADLGELEKLAIKIRKNHENN, encoded by the coding sequence ATGCCAGATTATAAATCAAAAACAGAAAAAGGGGATTGTATTCTTTGTGAAATTGCAAAAGGCAATATTTCTCCGATGGGGAATGGAGCTATCTATGAAGATGAGAAGTACATGGCTTGGCTTAGTCCTTTTCCAAACACTCTTGGTTTTACGTCCATTATGCCAAAGAAGCATTTTTCTAGCGATGTTCTCGGTATGCCCGATAATGAATTAGCAGAGTTTGTCTTGGTGGCTAAAAAAGTAGCTAAAATTTTAGAAAATTATTTTGAAGATGTCGGTCGTGTTGGCTTAATAATGGAAGGAACCGGAATTGACCACGCTCACATAAAGCTATTCCCAATGCATGGAACGGGTTATATAAAAAAAGGTGAATGGAGACAACATCACAGCGAAGTAGAAACTTATTTTGAGGAATATAAAGGCTATATTTCATCAAATGATAGTAAACAAGCAGATTTAGGGGAGCTTGAAAAATTGGCAATTAAAATAAGGAAAAATCATGAAAATAATTAA
- a CDS encoding NUDIX domain-containing protein, which translates to MEVTRHFTATTIVVHNNKALLHMHKKLGFWLPVGGHIDRDELPHMAALREAKEESGLDVELLNGEEPLEMGDVLDLPKPRHILLENINKFHQHIDFIYYANSKTSELLPEDGESGDIRWFPEEELKKLTDLPENVVALSLEAIKLFKK; encoded by the coding sequence ATGGAAGTAACTAGACATTTTACAGCTACGACAATAGTCGTTCATAACAATAAAGCTCTTTTACACATGCATAAGAAGCTTGGTTTTTGGTTGCCAGTTGGGGGACATATAGATAGAGATGAATTGCCACATATGGCTGCTTTGCGCGAAGCAAAAGAAGAGTCTGGCCTGGATGTTGAGCTGTTAAATGGTGAAGAACCATTGGAGATGGGGGATGTCCTGGATCTTCCTAAACCAAGACATATTTTACTTGAAAATATTAATAAATTTCACCAACATATTGATTTTATCTATTACGCTAACTCAAAGACATCAGAGCTGCTACCAGAAGATGGAGAAAGTGGTGATATTAGATGGTTTCCAGAAGAGGAGCTCAAAAAATTAACAGATTTACCTGAAAACGTGGTAGCATTATCATTGGAAGCGATAAAATTATTTAAAAAATAG
- a CDS encoding DUF1653 domain-containing protein, translated as MELGKYKHYKGKFYEVIGVAHHSETLEELVVYRALYNIPELGDNALFVRPKKMFMEKVDDDGKKVSRFKYLGD; from the coding sequence ATGGAACTTGGAAAGTACAAACATTACAAAGGGAAATTTTATGAGGTGATTGGTGTTGCTCACCATAGTGAAACCTTAGAAGAGCTTGTTGTATATCGAGCTCTGTATAATATCCCTGAACTTGGAGATAATGCTTTATTTGTTAGACCAAAAAAAATGTTTATGGAGAAAGTTGATGATGATGGTAAAAAAGTTTCGAGATTTAAGTATTTAGGTGATTAA
- a CDS encoding ABC transporter ATP-binding protein → MIIEVKNLKKTYEGKVPTHALKNINFGVKKGEFVALMGRSGSGKSTLLHQLGLLDIPSSGEVIMDGINLMSFTEKQKSDFRLEKLGYVFQSYALLPELTALESVYLPLMLSNVAKKDYIKKASEMLDKVGLGDRLHHLPKEMSGGEQQRVAIARALINDPIILFADEPTANLDTESSMAILKLFRELNKKIGQTIIMVTHEPDDKKYVDRVIWLKDGVIQDE, encoded by the coding sequence ATGATTATTGAAGTAAAAAATTTAAAAAAAACATACGAAGGTAAAGTTCCTACGCATGCGCTTAAGAATATCAATTTTGGTGTTAAAAAGGGTGAATTCGTAGCGCTTATGGGTCGTAGTGGTTCTGGGAAATCAACACTCTTGCATCAGCTTGGCTTACTCGATATTCCAAGTTCTGGAGAGGTTATTATGGACGGAATCAATCTTATGTCATTTACTGAAAAACAAAAATCTGATTTCCGTCTTGAAAAGCTGGGTTATGTTTTTCAATCCTACGCTCTACTTCCAGAATTAACAGCACTCGAATCAGTTTACCTGCCCTTAATGCTTTCCAATGTGGCTAAAAAGGATTATATAAAAAAAGCCTCTGAAATGCTAGATAAAGTTGGTCTTGGTGATAGACTACACCACCTGCCTAAAGAAATGTCAGGAGGGGAGCAACAAAGAGTAGCAATTGCCAGAGCATTAATAAACGATCCGATAATTTTGTTTGCCGACGAACCGACAGCAAATCTAGACACCGAATCGTCAATGGCAATCTTGAAATTATTTAGAGAACTTAATAAAAAAATCGGTCAAACCATTATAATGGTAACTCATGAACCTGACGATAAAAAATATGTCGATAGAGTGATATGGTTAAAAGATGGGGTTATACAAGATGAGTAA
- a CDS encoding ATP-binding protein, with translation METFLAITASLNTATMLVVTGLFYFKGRYSLSGKYYFYHLFFLSLYSLVSMAYLTIPDDKIILYFQILHLPTPFLFVFFTHFSLLFVDRIKEYRNFLIASYIVSALLLLAILSPFFITGVQQISGVGLWPTPGLGFLFFVFYYFLSLLFPLYLLLKFYFRSTGHKRAQARFITLGIILGLIGLAPSLFYWYGYYIPPFGFILVTVWILMVAYSIIAHRFLNIKLVLRESSVYILSLSLTVLIMAVLRSVFYNAASPLNIFDIIIFVVGLLIFIPLKDNAYKIANKYFFTSLYDPGQLVSSLSKGLSSTLDTNEINNHIYKVLSSNLKLKSIAILDHDKEEETYTISYNRNIRQGKIKKIAIDKNLHHRYILDGKTVVFDELYRDGIEYSKSILDIYKKLNICALVPLLLKDKLIGILAIGHKESKDNFNNDDINVLNISGSIIATSLSNAYLYKKTEEKSKNLEELLAMKSEFLRIINHQMNTPLSIIKIGFDSLQNKIMPRKESMKTIAEGITQMENFLFEYWDAYEFEGKRRKTNLEKLDLKKIVEKEVKKIKNWKVFKNKKLKIKVEKFENNKLVIGDKKFVEHVIANILENSTYYTSKGGVNVSFKMIHKKTKPFLKVLFADTGIGIKDKKSLGLFKKFHRSSDASLYHPDGGGLSLYISSKIMEANNGELRLESTTVDKGSVFSISLPLVND, from the coding sequence ATGGAGACATTTCTCGCTATAACTGCCAGTCTAAACACTGCAACAATGCTCGTTGTTACGGGTTTGTTTTATTTCAAGGGAAGATATTCATTATCAGGAAAATATTATTTTTATCACTTGTTTTTTCTTTCTCTTTACAGTCTTGTGTCTATGGCCTATCTAACCATCCCTGATGATAAGATTATCCTATATTTTCAAATTCTTCACTTGCCGACTCCATTCTTGTTTGTATTTTTCACTCACTTTTCCCTTTTATTCGTTGACAGAATTAAAGAATATAGAAATTTTTTAATAGCATCATACATAGTATCTGCCCTTTTACTTTTGGCAATATTATCTCCTTTTTTTATTACTGGTGTACAACAAATTTCTGGGGTAGGTTTGTGGCCTACGCCTGGTCTAGGTTTTCTCTTCTTTGTCTTTTATTATTTTCTTTCTCTGCTCTTCCCCCTTTATCTTTTGCTGAAGTTTTATTTTAGGTCAACTGGGCACAAAAGAGCTCAGGCTAGATTTATTACTTTGGGAATAATTCTAGGTTTAATAGGGCTTGCTCCCTCTTTATTTTATTGGTATGGCTATTATATTCCTCCTTTTGGTTTTATTCTAGTTACGGTCTGGATTTTAATGGTTGCCTACTCAATTATTGCTCACCGTTTTTTAAACATAAAACTTGTTCTTAGAGAATCTTCTGTCTATATCCTCTCTTTGTCATTAACAGTTCTTATAATGGCCGTACTTCGCTCAGTATTTTACAATGCTGCTTCTCCGTTAAATATTTTTGATATAATTATCTTTGTTGTCGGGTTATTAATCTTTATCCCCTTAAAAGATAATGCATATAAAATTGCTAATAAATATTTTTTCACCTCTCTATATGACCCAGGACAACTTGTTTCATCCTTAAGTAAGGGATTAAGTTCAACACTAGACACAAACGAAATAAATAACCATATCTATAAGGTCTTGTCATCAAATCTAAAACTAAAATCTATTGCTATTCTGGACCACGACAAGGAAGAAGAGACCTATACGATTAGTTACAATAGAAACATTCGACAAGGGAAAATTAAAAAGATTGCTATAGATAAAAACTTGCATCATCGGTATATTTTGGACGGAAAAACTGTTGTTTTTGATGAATTGTATCGTGATGGAATAGAGTATAGTAAAAGTATTCTAGACATTTATAAAAAACTTAATATCTGCGCTTTAGTTCCACTCCTTTTGAAAGACAAGCTTATCGGTATCCTGGCTATTGGACACAAAGAATCAAAAGATAATTTTAACAATGATGATATAAATGTATTAAATATTTCTGGATCTATAATAGCGACATCTCTTTCTAATGCCTATCTTTATAAAAAAACAGAAGAAAAATCGAAGAACCTTGAGGAATTATTGGCAATGAAGAGTGAATTTTTACGGATAATAAATCACCAGATGAACACTCCATTATCAATAATTAAAATAGGTTTCGATTCTCTTCAAAACAAGATTATGCCAAGGAAAGAGAGTATGAAAACAATTGCTGAAGGCATTACTCAGATGGAAAATTTTCTCTTCGAATATTGGGATGCTTACGAATTTGAAGGCAAGAGAAGAAAAACGAATCTCGAGAAACTAGATTTGAAAAAAATAGTAGAAAAAGAGGTCAAAAAAATAAAAAATTGGAAAGTGTTTAAGAACAAAAAATTAAAAATCAAAGTTGAAAAGTTTGAAAATAATAAATTGGTAATTGGAGATAAAAAATTTGTTGAGCATGTTATAGCAAATATACTTGAAAATTCTACTTATTATACAAGTAAGGGGGGTGTGAATGTGTCATTTAAAATGATTCACAAAAAAACAAAACCTTTTTTGAAAGTTTTGTTTGCTGACACAGGGATTGGAATAAAAGATAAAAAAAGCCTTGGGCTATTTAAAAAATTTCACAGAAGTTCTGATGCATCTCTCTATCATCCAGACGGTGGCGGTCTAAGTTTGTATATTTCTTCAAAAATAATGGAAGCAAACAATGGGGAGCTAAGACTTGAAAGCACAACAGTAGACAAAGGTTCTGTTTTTAGTATTAGTCTTCCTCTTGTGAATGATTAA
- a CDS encoding NUDIX hydrolase — protein MDIKDYKIINCGGGIVINDKNQIAIIYMADMGTWDFPKGGVENDESFYDTSKREIYEEAGIKNLVFIKKLPIYKRPASNGKTRRLHTLYGAKMQTVTI, from the coding sequence ATGGATATTAAAGACTACAAAATAATAAACTGTGGAGGTGGAATTGTAATAAATGATAAAAACCAAATAGCAATAATATATATGGCAGATATGGGTACATGGGACTTTCCTAAAGGTGGAGTTGAAAATGATGAAAGTTTTTATGATACTTCCAAAAGAGAGATCTATGAAGAAGCTGGTATTAAAAATTTAGTGTTTATCAAAAAATTACCGATCTACAAAAGACCAGCCTCAAATGGTAAAACCAGACGGCTCCATACTCTGTATGGAGCCAAAATGCAAACCGTGACAATATAA